One window of the SAR324 cluster bacterium genome contains the following:
- a CDS encoding 8-amino-7-oxononanoate synthase: MDSFEKLLQNLLLKRQEAGLLRQLEQYHSLIDFCSNDYLGFARSHELHDAVLRKMVALSPPATGSTGSRLISGNSLLAEALETRIATFHKASSGLLFNSGYDLNLGFFSCVPQKGDTVLYDQWIHASIRDGLRLGVARHFSFRHNDLNHLKEKLRQASGQVFIAVESVYSMDGDFAPLTELTSLCKETGAMLIVDEAHGTGVFGPQGRGRVVELGLESQIFARIHTFGKAMGCHGAILLGPEILKNYLINHARSLIYSTSLPAHSLISIQCAYDFLEQHPEMLEALHERIRFFRSQLRSGSAISFLESYSPIQGALIPGNEKARQTALFLQKSGFAVKAILSPTVPAGTERLRICLHVHNQQEQIMRLLEALHHYQSISQGTS; this comes from the coding sequence GTGGATTCCTTTGAAAAATTGCTCCAGAACCTGTTGCTGAAACGTCAGGAGGCAGGTTTGCTTCGCCAGTTGGAGCAATATCATTCCCTCATAGATTTCTGTTCCAATGATTATCTGGGATTTGCCCGATCCCATGAGTTGCATGATGCTGTTTTGCGAAAAATGGTCGCCTTGTCGCCTCCGGCCACAGGTTCCACAGGCTCCAGACTGATCAGCGGAAACAGCCTCCTGGCTGAAGCGCTGGAAACACGTATCGCAACCTTTCATAAGGCTTCGTCAGGTTTATTGTTCAATTCCGGCTATGACCTCAATCTGGGATTTTTCAGTTGTGTCCCCCAAAAAGGCGATACGGTACTGTATGATCAATGGATCCATGCGTCGATCCGTGATGGTCTACGACTTGGAGTTGCCCGGCATTTTTCCTTCAGACACAACGACCTGAACCATCTGAAAGAAAAACTGCGGCAGGCTTCCGGGCAAGTGTTCATTGCGGTGGAATCGGTATATTCCATGGATGGTGATTTTGCGCCGCTGACAGAGTTAACCTCACTGTGTAAGGAAACAGGCGCAATGCTGATTGTGGATGAAGCCCATGGGACCGGGGTTTTTGGTCCACAGGGCCGGGGGCGCGTGGTTGAACTGGGACTGGAGAGTCAGATTTTTGCGAGGATTCATACGTTTGGTAAAGCCATGGGGTGTCACGGCGCAATATTGCTTGGTCCGGAAATTTTGAAAAATTATCTGATCAATCATGCCAGATCCCTGATTTACAGTACCTCCCTTCCCGCACACAGTTTGATTTCCATTCAATGCGCCTATGATTTTCTGGAACAACATCCGGAAATGCTGGAGGCCCTTCATGAACGGATCAGATTTTTTCGGTCGCAACTCCGTTCCGGTTCTGCTATATCGTTTCTTGAGAGTTACAGTCCAATTCAGGGGGCACTCATTCCTGGAAATGAGAAGGCGAGACAGACAGCCTTGTTTCTGCAAAAATCAGGGTTTGCGGTCAAAGCGATTTTAAGTCCGACCGTTCCCGCCGGAACTGAGCGTCTCAGAATCTGCCTGCATGTTCATAATCAACAAGAGCAGATTATGCGGTTGTTGGAGGCCTTGCATCATTATCAATCAATTTCACAAGGAACATCATGA
- a CDS encoding glutaminyl-peptide cyclotransferase, with amino-acid sequence MKFFHKGFVLTGCFLLSACGWTHSTHHNESRFPHPPACVNAYVDQIDDITILRIFPHNSDAYTQGLLIHQGELFESTGLYGHSSLRKVELATGTVLSKISLDSQWFAEGLTLFDNRLYQLTWREKTGFIYDVATFEQSGTFDYQTEGWGLTQDGTHLIMSDGSSTLYFLDPHTRAIIKTLEVRQQNCAVTRLNELEYVEGEIWANVWQTDFIVRIDHETGNVLGWINLQSLWNEALGATAEVLNGIAYDPDKRTLLVTGKRWNKLFEIRKNP; translated from the coding sequence ATGAAATTTTTTCACAAGGGGTTCGTCCTGACAGGGTGCTTCCTGCTTTCTGCCTGTGGATGGACCCATTCCACCCATCATAACGAATCTCGTTTTCCTCACCCACCGGCGTGTGTCAATGCCTATGTGGATCAGATCGATGACATCACGATCCTGCGAATCTTCCCCCACAATTCTGATGCCTACACCCAGGGACTTTTGATCCATCAGGGAGAATTGTTTGAAAGTACAGGTTTGTATGGGCATTCTTCACTACGCAAAGTGGAGTTGGCAACAGGCACTGTTCTTAGCAAAATTTCGCTTGACAGCCAGTGGTTTGCTGAAGGTCTCACCTTGTTTGACAACCGGCTTTATCAACTCACATGGCGTGAAAAAACCGGCTTTATTTATGATGTTGCCACCTTCGAACAAAGCGGAACCTTTGACTATCAAACAGAGGGCTGGGGATTGACCCAGGATGGCACCCATCTGATCATGAGCGATGGCTCATCAACCCTTTATTTCCTTGACCCTCACACAAGGGCGATCATAAAAACGCTGGAGGTCCGGCAACAAAACTGTGCGGTGACCCGGTTGAATGAACTGGAATATGTAGAGGGAGAGATCTGGGCCAATGTCTGGCAAACAGATTTTATTGTGCGGATTGATCATGAAACAGGAAATGTTTTGGGCTGGATCAATCTTCAAAGCTTATGGAATGAAGCGTTGGGAGCCACAGCCGAAGTATTGAATGGCATTGCCTATGATCCTGACAAACGCACACTGCTGGTCACCGGCAAACGTTGGAACAAACTGTTCGAGATCAGGAAAAACCCCTGA
- a CDS encoding thermonuclease family protein, producing the protein MMAARSLFMILFFLSALNTQAQSLSESRSNLFNSLGDQSGQAFPDMLEGVVGRVSDSESIWIRIDDKSEFRKWTFKLSKNNLNISRQEIRVWLRFVSPEQSISQGKAYNDWFKKKVAYELGKLFYGRRVRVEYKYLDKIYRMVGELWASDTSINEWLIKNGWSFYLLEDTPGKYHVDYQNAEKYAQANQLGLWKLQAQPAK; encoded by the coding sequence ATGATGGCTGCCAGATCCCTGTTTATGATCCTGTTCTTTTTGTCTGCGCTCAACACACAGGCTCAGTCGCTCAGTGAAAGCCGAAGCAATTTATTCAATAGCCTGGGCGATCAATCCGGGCAGGCTTTTCCTGATATGCTGGAAGGTGTGGTCGGGAGAGTTTCTGATTCGGAAAGCATCTGGATTCGCATTGATGACAAATCTGAATTTCGAAAATGGACCTTTAAATTGTCCAAAAACAATCTTAATATTTCCCGTCAGGAAATCAGAGTATGGTTGCGTTTTGTGTCACCAGAGCAATCCATCAGTCAGGGCAAGGCTTATAATGACTGGTTCAAAAAAAAGGTGGCTTATGAACTTGGCAAACTGTTTTATGGGCGCCGGGTTCGGGTCGAGTATAAATATCTGGATAAAATTTATCGTATGGTGGGTGAGCTTTGGGCCAGTGATACCAGTATCAACGAATGGTTGATCAAAAATGGCTGGTCGTTTTATCTTCTGGAAGACACGCCGGGCAAATACCATGTCGATTATCAGAATGCCGAAAAATACGCGCAGGCCAATCAATTGGGCTTGTGGAAACTGCAAGCACAACCCGCGAAATAA
- a CDS encoding SprT-like domain-containing protein — protein sequence MAEAERLLREHWLWQRGWRFELDNARRRAGNCRYRAKKITMSRGFVRSAGNVEITDTLLHEIAHALVGPSHGHDNVWRAKAQELGCSGERCHSVEFSQSPYFKKCVNGCWQLPAFRRNRAIHRYRCKYCDGKVVYIANSA from the coding sequence ATGGCAGAAGCTGAACGGCTTTTACGGGAACACTGGCTTTGGCAGAGAGGATGGCGGTTTGAACTGGATAATGCCCGTCGCAGGGCTGGAAACTGTCGTTATCGAGCAAAAAAAATAACGATGTCCCGTGGTTTTGTCAGATCCGCCGGCAACGTGGAAATCACGGATACCCTGTTGCACGAAATCGCTCATGCACTCGTGGGGCCCAGTCATGGTCATGACAATGTCTGGCGAGCCAAAGCCCAGGAGCTTGGTTGCTCGGGGGAACGTTGCCACTCTGTAGAATTTTCACAGTCTCCCTATTTTAAAAAATGCGTCAATGGCTGCTGGCAACTTCCAGCTTTTCGCAGGAACAGAGCCATTCATCGCTATCGTTGCAAATATTGTGATGGAAAAGTGGTGTATATCGCCAATTCCGCATGA
- a CDS encoding YggS family pyridoxal phosphate-dependent enzyme: MTNLYSLENNLKDLVQNITHQALQAGRDPKTIRLIAVSKTHPVEAIRLAVEAGHIQFGENRVQEAIPKIEALNRADVEWHLIGHLQKNKAKFCAGKFHWIHSLDSKDLAALLEKKCAEAGWTMQVLIQVNIFGEDSKEGLCRYDDVLELGTTLLQCKHLVWRGLMTIGDPTLEEAATQAGFRELSHWQTKMKQHLGYEGLTELSMGMSDDYPSAIREGATMIRIGRAIFGQRG; the protein is encoded by the coding sequence ATGACCAATTTGTATTCCCTTGAAAATAACCTGAAAGACCTTGTGCAAAACATCACCCATCAGGCCCTACAGGCTGGACGCGATCCCAAAACAATCCGTTTGATCGCTGTTTCCAAAACCCATCCTGTAGAAGCCATCCGGTTGGCCGTGGAAGCTGGCCATATTCAATTTGGGGAAAATCGGGTTCAGGAAGCCATTCCTAAAATTGAAGCGTTGAACAGGGCCGATGTGGAATGGCATCTGATCGGACATCTTCAAAAAAACAAAGCAAAATTTTGCGCTGGAAAATTTCACTGGATTCACTCACTGGATTCGAAGGATCTGGCCGCATTGCTGGAAAAAAAATGCGCTGAAGCTGGCTGGACCATGCAAGTGTTGATACAGGTAAATATCTTTGGAGAAGATTCCAAGGAAGGATTGTGTCGCTATGACGATGTTCTGGAACTTGGCACCACCCTGCTGCAATGCAAACACCTCGTCTGGCGAGGCTTAATGACCATTGGCGATCCTACCCTGGAGGAGGCGGCTACTCAGGCCGGATTTCGGGAGTTGAGTCATTGGCAAACTAAAATGAAACAGCATTTGGGATATGAGGGCTTGACGGAGCTATCCATGGGAATGAGTGACGACTATCCGTCAGCCATTCGTGAAGGGGCAACCATGATTCGTATAGGGAGGGCTATCTTTGGGCAACGTGGTTGA
- a CDS encoding DUF4159 domain-containing protein has product MKFFLGALLWMLSGIHSLKAQPPVISTTPEQNHDLFEWVTITFQEVLHSDSAIHNVQKAIEGRTSLKLNPVRKRVQFSLENLRKYPFLHLEMCREPPVLKLAEKFAWRDFFNSGGTLFLDACSGSNPVISQWKQWGEQIFANSGWVPLNSSHTLSFSFYLLEKKMRYARGGNPVSVLENDGRFIIILNQSTAWNWNSFVASEVSPLLNEFPLELHLRFYVNLLMYLQTGNYKSDQLHLPTILLRRR; this is encoded by the coding sequence ATGAAATTTTTCCTTGGAGCACTTCTCTGGATGCTGTCCGGAATCCACTCACTGAAGGCCCAACCTCCCGTGATTTCTACGACGCCTGAGCAGAATCATGACCTTTTTGAATGGGTCACGATCACTTTTCAGGAAGTTCTCCATTCTGATTCCGCCATCCACAATGTGCAAAAAGCGATTGAAGGCAGAACCTCACTCAAACTGAATCCGGTCCGGAAACGCGTTCAGTTTTCTCTTGAAAATCTGCGTAAATATCCCTTTTTGCATCTGGAAATGTGCCGGGAACCCCCGGTCCTCAAGCTTGCTGAAAAATTTGCCTGGAGAGATTTTTTCAATAGTGGCGGCACCTTGTTTCTGGACGCATGCTCTGGAAGCAATCCCGTCATTTCACAGTGGAAACAGTGGGGGGAGCAGATCTTTGCCAATTCAGGCTGGGTTCCGCTCAACAGCAGTCATACCCTTTCGTTCAGTTTTTATCTGCTTGAAAAAAAAATGCGCTATGCCCGGGGCGGAAATCCGGTCTCGGTGCTGGAAAATGATGGCCGCTTCATCATAATACTCAATCAGTCAACCGCCTGGAACTGGAACTCTTTTGTCGCGTCAGAAGTCAGCCCCTTGTTGAATGAATTTCCCCTGGAACTTCATTTGAGATTTTATGTGAATCTGTTGATGTATCTCCAGACAGGAAATTACAAAAGCGATCAACTGCATTTACCAACCATTCTGCTAAGACGCCGGTGA
- a CDS encoding YggT family protein: MTSLFVSMIRVLDAALGLYSFCLLGYAVMSWIQFDPLHPVNRFLSRVCEPVLTPIRRTIPPIGNLDISVVVALVGIHIIRTLLF, translated from the coding sequence ATGACATCACTTTTTGTATCCATGATCCGAGTCCTGGACGCTGCTTTAGGTCTCTACAGTTTTTGTTTGCTAGGCTATGCGGTTATGTCTTGGATTCAATTTGATCCGTTGCACCCTGTCAACAGGTTTCTGAGCAGAGTCTGTGAGCCTGTTTTGACGCCAATCCGCAGAACCATTCCGCCAATTGGAAATCTGGATATCTCCGTTGTGGTCGCGTTAGTGGGAATTCATATAATCAGAACGCTCCTGTTCTGA
- a CDS encoding FAD-dependent monooxygenase produces MKDIPVTVVGGGPTGLLAANLLARYHIKTQVLEKKKEPSFQRRAVLIDDEGLRILQNIDLLDQSSDSIHTGVPLHILSSTFGTLYRIVPAANEKNFGHYRLNTFLEPVLESNMMANLKKYPHVHVIPDAELIAFKEQEDGLLVQYKNQNGEIHEFKTQILLGCDGEHSTVRKLIGEKFNTNNYCIKWLTVETEHDFLPTDYIEFHCNPERPAICYPLPMGHRRWEFLVLPGEDEASLLQTERIHQLLNPWIGDRTPDISHKQIYNVYAKTVDHTCKGRVVLLGNAARMIPTFAGQGVISGFKDVLNVIWKVVLLIKGKAGKDLLNSYDNERGHLIRHEIQMARMNLEMLTYSSNVMALLRDSLIKYFNNSALVNKWLFDKALKPTPKIPLGKNSIVVSTSSNDQDYVGQLFIQPSIQLVSGERKLLDDCMGPYFTLLGWNLNPLNLLNQDSIIACQAMEMSYIQIVSIDKLLNKSPTPMDDARLVRVIDVYGDLEKYFKQIKGIDFVLLRPDRFVGGMASSKQLNKMIRSFQKRLVF; encoded by the coding sequence ATGAAAGATATTCCAGTCACTGTTGTTGGTGGTGGCCCAACGGGTTTGCTCGCTGCAAATTTATTAGCGCGATATCATATCAAGACACAGGTACTTGAGAAAAAAAAAGAACCGTCTTTTCAAAGACGCGCTGTACTGATTGATGATGAAGGACTTCGTATTCTACAAAATATCGATTTACTTGATCAATCCAGCGATAGCATTCACACAGGGGTACCACTCCATATTCTATCCTCCACATTCGGAACCCTGTATCGAATTGTGCCTGCGGCCAATGAAAAAAACTTCGGTCATTATCGCCTGAATACGTTTCTGGAACCTGTTCTGGAATCGAATATGATGGCGAATCTGAAAAAATATCCGCATGTGCATGTGATTCCTGATGCGGAGTTGATAGCCTTTAAGGAACAGGAGGATGGCTTACTCGTTCAATACAAAAATCAAAATGGAGAAATTCATGAGTTTAAAACCCAGATTTTACTGGGTTGTGATGGTGAACACAGTACTGTCCGAAAACTGATCGGGGAAAAATTTAATACAAATAATTATTGTATCAAATGGCTTACTGTTGAAACAGAACATGATTTTTTGCCGACAGATTATATCGAGTTTCATTGTAATCCTGAGCGTCCAGCCATTTGTTATCCGTTGCCCATGGGACATCGACGATGGGAATTTCTGGTGTTGCCCGGGGAAGACGAAGCGAGCCTTTTACAGACTGAGAGAATCCATCAATTGCTAAATCCCTGGATTGGAGACCGTACCCCGGATATCAGTCATAAGCAGATATATAATGTCTATGCAAAGACGGTTGATCATACATGCAAAGGCCGGGTGGTGCTCTTGGGAAATGCGGCCAGAATGATTCCGACCTTTGCTGGACAGGGCGTGATTTCAGGGTTCAAGGATGTGCTTAATGTGATCTGGAAGGTCGTGTTATTGATTAAAGGCAAAGCAGGAAAAGATCTGCTCAATAGCTATGACAATGAACGGGGACATCTGATCAGACATGAAATTCAGATGGCACGCATGAATCTGGAAATGTTGACCTATTCCAGCAATGTCATGGCCCTTTTACGGGACTCCCTGATCAAGTATTTCAATAATTCAGCCCTTGTGAATAAATGGTTGTTTGATAAGGCCTTGAAACCTACACCCAAAATTCCCTTGGGAAAAAATAGTATCGTAGTATCTACCTCGTCAAATGATCAGGATTATGTGGGTCAGCTTTTTATCCAGCCATCCATTCAGCTTGTCAGCGGAGAAAGAAAACTCCTTGATGATTGTATGGGGCCTTATTTTACTTTGCTGGGATGGAATTTGAATCCGTTGAATCTATTGAATCAGGATTCGATCATTGCTTGTCAGGCGATGGAAATGAGTTACATCCAGATTGTTTCCATAGACAAACTGTTGAATAAATCGCCAACCCCCATGGATGATGCTCGATTAGTCCGCGTGATTGATGTGTATGGTGATTTGGAAAAATATTTTAAACAAATCAAAGGCATTGATTTTGTTCTGTTAAGACCCGACCGTTTTGTTGGTGGAATGGCGTCTTCAAAACAGTTGAACAAGATGATTCGAAGTTTTCAGAAACGCTTGGTTTTTTAG
- a CDS encoding response regulator, whose translation MNENLNILVVDDSPTMRRVVVKALFDEGLKNVTEADDGTTAWQKMEIPRDERDKFQLIILDWNMPKMNGIDFLKKLREDEQYKSIKVLMLTAEAKKDNVLAAIKSGVNGYIVKPFDAKTLIDKLKQMFPA comes from the coding sequence ATTAACGAGAATTTAAACATCCTGGTGGTTGATGACTCACCCACAATGAGACGTGTGGTAGTAAAAGCTCTGTTTGATGAGGGATTGAAGAATGTCACTGAAGCCGATGATGGAACAACCGCATGGCAAAAAATGGAGATTCCCCGTGATGAACGAGATAAATTCCAATTGATTATTCTTGATTGGAATATGCCCAAAATGAACGGGATTGATTTTTTGAAAAAATTGCGGGAAGACGAACAATATAAATCCATCAAGGTGTTGATGCTCACTGCGGAAGCCAAGAAAGATAATGTGCTGGCGGCCATAAAAAGCGGAGTCAATGGCTATATCGTCAAACCCTTTGACGCAAAAACGCTGATTGATAAATTGAAACAAATGTTTCCTGCGTGA
- the bioB gene encoding biotin synthase BioB, giving the protein MQETRHNWTLDEVTEIYNTPLMDLIFRAATIHRENHPSREVQKCTLLSIKTGGCTEDCGYCPQSARHKTSLPAEKLMSLELVVEAAKKAREHGSSRFCMGAAWRNVKDNSEFDRVLEMVTAVNKEGLEVCCTLGMLNQDQADKLAKAGLAAYNHNLDTSEDYYSEIISTRTYNDRIKTIKHVQEAGISVCTGGIIGMGESHSDRIGMLFTLANLTPHPESVPVNALVPVKGTPLENQPLVAIWEMIRMVATARIIMPKSTVRLSAGRTQMSMSDQALCFLAGANSIFAGEKLLTTPNPDVDLDQQMFDILGLVPRPVNEYTIGHDHDHHHHHHG; this is encoded by the coding sequence ATGCAGGAAACCCGACATAACTGGACTTTGGACGAAGTCACCGAGATCTACAACACCCCGTTGATGGATCTTATTTTTCGTGCGGCAACCATTCATCGTGAAAACCATCCATCGCGAGAAGTTCAGAAGTGCACCTTGCTCTCCATCAAAACTGGAGGCTGTACTGAAGATTGTGGTTATTGCCCACAATCTGCCCGTCACAAGACCAGTCTGCCCGCAGAAAAACTGATGAGCCTGGAGCTGGTGGTTGAGGCCGCAAAAAAAGCCAGGGAACACGGGTCCTCACGCTTCTGCATGGGTGCGGCCTGGAGAAATGTTAAGGATAATTCAGAATTTGACAGGGTTCTGGAAATGGTCACTGCCGTCAACAAGGAAGGGTTGGAGGTTTGCTGTACGTTGGGAATGCTGAATCAGGATCAGGCTGATAAACTGGCCAAAGCCGGATTGGCCGCCTATAATCATAATCTGGATACTTCGGAAGATTATTATTCAGAAATTATTTCTACCAGAACCTATAATGACAGGATCAAAACCATTAAACATGTTCAGGAGGCAGGTATCTCTGTTTGCACAGGGGGCATCATTGGCATGGGCGAATCTCACAGTGATCGCATTGGCATGTTGTTCACTCTGGCCAATTTGACTCCACACCCTGAATCGGTGCCAGTCAACGCATTGGTGCCAGTCAAAGGAACTCCTCTGGAAAATCAGCCACTGGTCGCTATCTGGGAAATGATACGCATGGTGGCAACAGCCCGGATTATCATGCCCAAATCAACAGTGCGGTTGTCTGCGGGAAGAACCCAGATGAGTATGTCTGATCAGGCCTTGTGCTTTCTGGCGGGAGCCAATTCCATTTTCGCCGGCGAAAAACTGTTGACGACGCCCAATCCTGATGTGGATCTGGATCAGCAGATGTTTGATATTCTTGGCCTGGTACCCCGACCTGTCAATGAATACACCATTGGTCATGATCATGATCACCACCACCATCATCACGGTTGA
- a CDS encoding pantoate--beta-alanine ligase — translation MNSQIFQSIEAFRKYRSALKGKVAVVPTMGALHEGHLSLVHQARTVADHVIMTIFVNPSQFGPHEDFNKYPRTLENDVRLGQRAGVDCFFTPEVSEIYPEGYGTWVIPETPVCQKLEGASRPGHFRGVTTVVLKLFNIIQADVAIFGRKDYQQCLIIRQMVRDLNIPIQLIEAPIHREPDGLAMSSRNRYLSTAEREYALGIQRSMKLAKSLVLEEKKYNFSEIISVLHAEILTHSSVRLDYATFVDPETLEPQSHFEGQTLFVAAVWVGKTRLIDNITIESSK, via the coding sequence ATGAACAGCCAAATCTTTCAATCCATCGAAGCCTTCCGGAAATATCGCTCCGCCTTGAAGGGCAAGGTCGCAGTGGTGCCTACAATGGGTGCGTTGCATGAAGGCCATTTGAGTCTGGTTCATCAGGCTCGAACTGTTGCCGATCATGTGATCATGACTATCTTTGTGAATCCCTCACAGTTTGGACCGCATGAAGATTTTAATAAATATCCCCGAACTCTCGAAAATGATGTGAGGCTTGGCCAACGTGCGGGCGTGGATTGTTTTTTTACGCCGGAAGTATCAGAGATCTATCCTGAAGGTTATGGAACCTGGGTCATACCAGAAACGCCCGTCTGCCAAAAACTTGAAGGCGCATCCCGACCCGGGCATTTCAGAGGGGTGACCACGGTTGTTTTGAAACTGTTCAATATCATTCAAGCTGATGTGGCTATTTTTGGCAGAAAAGACTATCAGCAATGTTTGATCATCCGTCAAATGGTCAGGGATCTCAATATTCCAATTCAACTCATCGAAGCCCCGATTCATCGGGAACCAGATGGCCTGGCCATGAGTTCGCGCAACCGGTATCTGTCAACAGCGGAAAGAGAATATGCCCTGGGAATCCAACGGTCGATGAAACTGGCAAAGTCTCTTGTCCTGGAGGAAAAAAAATATAATTTTTCAGAAATCATCAGTGTTCTACACGCGGAAATCCTGACACATTCCTCAGTTCGTCTGGATTACGCCACTTTTGTTGATCCTGAAACCCTGGAACCCCAGTCACATTTTGAGGGACAAACCTTGTTTGTTGCCGCGGTCTGGGTGGGTAAGACTCGTTTGATTGACAATATCACCATAGAATCTTCAAAATAA
- a CDS encoding CBS domain-containing protein: MQNFVNGKVENGMTRNVITVHPDMSIHDLELLFDEYQFNMFPVLENKELIGIVSQYDFLKAFIVFGTDLRNPRPYENIAQERTIRHIFSQLVTVRAWHPLTYVLELMAQSSIHSFPVVDDDKQLVGVISRRDLIRLLKSQ, translated from the coding sequence ATGCAAAATTTTGTGAATGGCAAGGTTGAAAATGGAATGACCAGAAATGTGATCACGGTACATCCTGATATGAGTATCCATGACTTGGAATTATTGTTTGATGAATATCAATTCAATATGTTTCCCGTGCTTGAAAATAAGGAACTGATTGGAATTGTTTCACAATACGATTTTCTAAAAGCGTTTATTGTGTTTGGAACCGACCTGAGAAATCCGCGACCCTATGAAAATATTGCTCAGGAACGAACCATTCGACATATTTTTTCCCAACTTGTGACAGTCAGAGCATGGCATCCGCTGACTTATGTTCTGGAACTGATGGCACAGTCCAGTATTCACAGTTTTCCTGTGGTGGATGATGACAAACAATTGGTTGGAGTGATTTCAAGGCGAGATTTGATTCGATTATTAAAGTCTCAATAA
- the coaBC gene encoding bifunctional phosphopantothenoylcysteine decarboxylase/phosphopantothenate--cysteine ligase CoaBC — MMSWDLSPPENSALKDHDVAPQGQHLQGKRIALLISGSIAAYRTPDLVRDLRREGADVVVFATQEGLRYVSKESLEWTSLHKVIDEFTAEAEHLSDTFPFDAWLVAPATYSVINKMACGIADSVVTSTLASALGKLERFHKPVLLAPAMHGSMHNSILTKSMGELQQKGVILIPPRQENGKNNLPSNEILTAHTIRALNQSKLNEKSILITGGPTPVPIDHIRRITTHFTGALAIEIAREAWFRGADVHLLLGKGSNTPPVFLQSQIVSTFDEYKTRILEALTRQTFHCGIFSAAVADYQPEMIHPGKIPSGTAELSLKLVPTPKVIQLVRQQFPELFMVTFKYEENLSHQALMSIARKRLEQNYNLVVANRGEESGPHGEQVAWLVAPGLEEVSATGKPQIAKALINYLENSL, encoded by the coding sequence ATCATGTCATGGGATCTATCTCCACCAGAAAATTCAGCTTTGAAAGATCATGATGTCGCCCCGCAAGGACAACATCTGCAAGGAAAAAGGATCGCGCTTCTGATTTCCGGAAGCATTGCCGCCTATAGAACACCTGATCTGGTGCGGGATCTTCGTCGTGAAGGCGCGGATGTGGTGGTGTTTGCCACACAGGAAGGCCTCAGGTATGTGTCAAAAGAGTCGCTGGAATGGACCTCTTTGCATAAAGTCATCGACGAGTTCACTGCGGAGGCGGAGCATTTAAGCGATACTTTTCCGTTTGATGCCTGGCTGGTGGCCCCTGCCACTTACTCTGTTATCAATAAAATGGCCTGCGGCATTGCGGATTCCGTGGTGACTTCCACGCTGGCCTCCGCTCTGGGCAAACTGGAACGATTTCATAAACCTGTTTTGCTGGCTCCGGCCATGCACGGTTCCATGCACAACAGCATTCTGACCAAATCCATGGGAGAATTACAGCAGAAAGGTGTCATCCTGATCCCGCCACGTCAGGAAAATGGCAAAAACAATCTGCCATCCAACGAGATACTGACAGCTCATACAATCCGCGCCCTGAATCAATCGAAGCTCAACGAGAAATCAATCTTGATCACTGGCGGCCCCACCCCTGTACCCATCGACCACATCCGCCGGATAACGACCCATTTCACGGGTGCGCTTGCCATTGAAATTGCTCGCGAAGCGTGGTTTCGTGGTGCCGATGTCCATTTGCTTCTGGGAAAAGGAAGCAACACGCCCCCGGTATTTCTTCAATCACAGATAGTCTCGACCTTTGACGAGTATAAAACCCGGATTTTAGAAGCCTTGACACGTCAGACCTTTCATTGTGGCATTTTTTCCGCGGCGGTAGCCGATTATCAACCCGAAATGATTCATCCCGGAAAAATCCCCAGTGGAACCGCTGAATTGTCATTGAAGCTGGTTCCTACCCCAAAAGTAATCCAACTGGTTCGTCAACAATTTCCTGAACTGTTCATGGTTACTTTCAAATATGAGGAAAATCTGTCACATCAGGCTTTGATGAGCATCGCCCGAAAACGACTCGAACAAAATTATAACCTCGTTGTTGCCAACCGGGGTGAAGAATCAGGACCCCATGGGGAGCAGGTTGCCTGGTTGGTAGCGCCCGGACTTGAGGAAGTTTCTGCCACTGGTAAACCACAAATTGCCAAAGCCTTGATCAATTATCTGGAAAACAGCCTTTGA